The Leptospira montravelensis nucleotide sequence GGATGAGAAAAATGAACCTGTCAGCCAAACAGATTTACAAAAGTTAAATCCGGATGGAAGTATCGCTATCATCCAGTACAATGCGAAACAACAACAGAAGATTGAACGAATTGGTAAAGAAGTGGATGATTACCATGCAGTGATCAATGAAAAAATTAAGTTTTTAAGTTTCGAAAAGAAAATCAAAGACAGCCGTTATGGCCAAGTGACCAATGCAAGGGAAATCCACCTTCCTTTTGAACCAAGTTATGTTTTACACAGTCGTTTTGTGATGAAATTGAAAGGTGGCGGTGGTGCTGAAGGTGGTGGATTCTCGTTGGACGAAATTTCTTTCTGGTCTAGAAAATCACTGACTGAAAAAGGAAAGGATCCTATCACTACATACCGTGAATTAAAAAACAATACCAGCGGTGGTGTCAAAGGACTTACACTTTCAGTTCGTACTGTTACTAATGCTGATGACAATACATTAAGTTTTGAGTTAGAAAAAATCCAAAGCCCTTGGGAGCGATTGCGATTAGCAAAAGCCTACCGCGACCGACTCCGCGAAGTTGCGCGGACCATTGACAGATACATCCAAGCAAAAGGCAGTTTAGAAACAAGAATGGTTTCTGAATCCATTATGGAAGTTTCTGTGAGCGGGGATTTCCAAGAACCATAATGATGATGAGGGTGGAATGAGTTTCTCCATACCACCGAAAGTTTCCAACTTATACGAAGTCCTAGAGATTCCCTTTGGAGCCACGACGGAAGAGGTTAAATCCTCTTTCCGTCATTTGGTAAAAAAATTCCATCCAGACAATCCTATCACTGGATCCTATTCTAAATTCCAAGAATTATACTTTGCCTACCAAACTTTATCGGGAGAGGGAAGAAAAACTTACGATGAAGAGTTTAAAAAAAACTATGCTCGTGAATTTTTAAAACGCAAATTAGAAGAACACCCAGTGGTTCTTCCTGTCTCTCGAGTTCGATTCACAACGGGGATTTTAGAGCTCGCCAAACGTGGATTAATGAGAAAGGGCTTCCGTAACAAAGATAGGCGTAAAGTTACTGGAATTGATTATGATCTAATTATCGATTTAAAAGAATCGGAGATTTTTCGACCTGTGATTGCAGTCATTCCGCTTACAGTGAGAATTGTTTGCCGTGATTGTATGGGAAGTGACCCACATTGTCCCGCTTGCAACGGACGAGGCAGTTATAAGGGTTACAAAAACCTAAAGGTAGAATTTCCAAAATCTGCCCTTGTTCATGGAAAGGTTTTTGAATTTGATCTTTCCAA carries:
- a CDS encoding LIC_12936 family protein, whose amino-acid sequence is MRISFVLILSFLLTIGLLAADEKNEPVSQTDLQKLNPDGSIAIIQYNAKQQQKIERIGKEVDDYHAVINEKIKFLSFEKKIKDSRYGQVTNAREIHLPFEPSYVLHSRFVMKLKGGGGAEGGGFSLDEISFWSRKSLTEKGKDPITTYRELKNNTSGGVKGLTLSVRTVTNADDNTLSFELEKIQSPWERLRLAKAYRDRLREVARTIDRYIQAKGSLETRMVSESIMEVSVSGDFQEP
- a CDS encoding DnaJ domain-containing protein, translated to MSFSIPPKVSNLYEVLEIPFGATTEEVKSSFRHLVKKFHPDNPITGSYSKFQELYFAYQTLSGEGRKTYDEEFKKNYAREFLKRKLEEHPVVLPVSRVRFTTGILELAKRGLMRKGFRNKDRRKVTGIDYDLIIDLKESEIFRPVIAVIPLTVRIVCRDCMGSDPHCPACNGRGSYKGYKNLKVEFPKSALVHGKVFEFDLSKFRPDSFTHFKKKFLRVKLLVHKNIPLRVKSAV